One Phaseolus vulgaris cultivar G19833 chromosome 2, P. vulgaris v2.0, whole genome shotgun sequence DNA window includes the following coding sequences:
- the LOC137810747 gene encoding ribonuclease 3-like, translated as MKLNFSILSKLLILQCLSVPCLSQDFDFFYFVQQWPGAYCDTKQSCCYPKTGKPTADFSIHGLWPNYKDGSWPSNCDPDSVFDKSQISHLISSMEKNWPSLSCPSSNGMRFWSHEWEKHGTCAQSELDQSEYFEATLKLKQKVNLLQILKNAGIEADDEFYSLNSITNAIKEGTGFTPGIECNRDSAHNSQLYQVYLCVDTSGSDLIQCPLLPRSKCGEQVQFPKF; from the exons ATGAAACTCaacttttctattttatccAAGCTTTTGATACTGCAATGTCTTTCAGTTCCATGCCTTTCTCAGGACTTTGATTTCTTCTACTTTGTTCAGCAG TGGCCAGGAGCATACTGTGACACAAAGCAGAGCTGCTGTTATCCTAAGACTGGGAAACCTACAGCAGATTTCAGCATCCATGGACTTTGGCCTAACTACAAGGATGGCTCATGGCCCTCAAACTGTGACCCTGACAGTGTCTTTGATAAATCTCAG ATCTCACACCTTATAAGCAGCATGGAGAAGAATTGGCCATCCCTGAGCTGCCCAAGTAGCAATGGAATGAGGTTCTGGTCACACGAATGGGAAAAACATGGCACTTGTGCACAATCTGAGCTTGATCAAAGTGAGTACTTTGAAGCAACTCTCAAACTCAAGCAAAAAGTAAACCTCCTTCAGATCCTCAAGAATGCAG GGATTGAAGCAGATGATGAATTTTACAGCCTAAATAGCATAACAAATGCTATAAAAGAGGGCACTGGGTTTACCCCAGGGATAGAGTGTAACAGAGATTCAGCTCATAACAGTCAACTCTACCAAGTTTACTTGTGCGTGGACACTTCTGGCTCAGATCTCATTCAGTGTCCTTTGCTTCCAAGGAGCAAATGTGGTGAACAAGTTCAATTTCCCAAGTTTTAA
- the LOC137809626 gene encoding ribonuclease 1-like: MESKNSILVKLLLLLHYLSLFCASQDFDFFYFVQQWPGSFCDTEKSCCYPTSGKPNADFGIHGLWPNSNDGSFPSNCDPNNPFNPSQISDLTSSLESNWPTLACPSGDGMTFWSHEWTKHGTCSESVLKQHDYFEAALSLRQKANLLQALTTAGIQPNGGSYSLSSIKGAIKDAIGFTPFIECNVDSSGNSQLYQVYLCVNTSGSDFIDCSVFPRGKCGSNIEFPSF; encoded by the exons ATGGAGTCTAAAAATTCCATTTTGGTCAAGCTTCTGCTGCTGCTGCACTATTTGTCCCTTTTCTGTGCTTCACAGGATTTTGATTTCTTCTACTTTGTTCAACAG tGGCCAGGATCATTCTGTGACACAGAGAAGAGTTGTTGCTACCCCACTAGTGGAAAGCCTAATGCAGATTTTGGGATTCATGGTCTGTGGCCTAATTCCAATGATGGCTCATTCCCTTCTAACTGTGATCCTAACAACCCTTTCAACCCATCTCAG ATATCTGATCTGACTAGTAGTTTGGAAAGTAATTGGCCCACACTTGCATGTCCAAGTGGGGATGGGATGACATTCTGGAGCCATGAATGGACCAAACATGGGACTTGTTCAGAGTCAGTCCTCAAACAACATGACTATTTTGAAGCAGCTCTGAGCCTTAGACAAAAAGCCAACCTCCTCCAAGCTCTTACAACTGCAG GAATTCAACCAAATGGGGGATCCTACAGTTTGAGCAGCATAAAAGGGGCTATAAAGGATGCAATTGGATTCACTCCATTCATTGAGTGCAATGTGGACTCATCTGGGAACAGCCAGCTATACCAAGTTTACTTGTGTGTCAACACTTCTGGCTCAGATTTCATTGACTGCTCTGTGTTCCCCAGGGGAAAATGTGGCTCAAACATTGAGTTCCCATCTTTTTAG
- the LOC137810749 gene encoding pentatricopeptide repeat-containing protein At2g02980, chloroplastic produces MAVSILQCISHSPTKLNTEVELEPSTSLLSLIPKCTSLRELKQIQAYTIKTHLHNSGTVLTKLINFCTCNPTTASMDYAHQMFDQIPQPDIVLFNTMARGYARFDDPLRAILLFSQVLFSGLLPDDYTFSSLFKACARLKAIQEGKQLHCLAVKLGVSGNMYVCPTLINMYTACNDMDAARRVFDKIDEPCVVAYNAIISSCARSSQPNEALALFRELQESGLKPTDVTMLVALSSCALLGALDLGKWIHEYVKKNGFDKYVKVNTALIDMYAKCGSLEDAVSVFREMPRRDTQAWSAMIVGYATHGHGYQALSMLEEMKKEKVQPDEISFLGILYACSHNGLIDEGYDHFHSMTHEYGIVPSIKHYGCMVDLLGRAGRLEEAYKFIDELPTKPTPILWRTLLSSCSSHGNVEMAKQVIQRIFELDDSHGGDYVILSNLCARNGSWDDVNYVRKRMADKGALKVPGVSSIEVNNVVHEFFSGDGVHSTSTVLHHALDELVKELKLAGYVPDTSLVFYADIEDEEKEIVLRYHSEKLAITYGLLNTPPGTTIRVVKNLRVCVDCHNAAKFISLIFGRQIILRDVQRFHHFKDGKCSCGDYW; encoded by the coding sequence ATGGCAGTGTCCATTCTCCAATGCATTTCACATTCTCCCACAAAACTCAACACAGAAGTTGAACTTGAACCTTCAACCTCCCTTCTTTCTCTTATACCCAAATGCACCTCTCTCAGAGAACTCAAGCAAATCCAAGCCTACACCATCAAAACCCACCTCCACAACAGCGGCACCGTCCTCACAAAGCTCATAAATTTCTGCACTTGCAACCCAACAACCGCTTCCATGGACTATGCCCACCAAATGTTCGATCAAATTCCCCAACCAGACATAGTTCTTTTCAACACTATGGCACGTGGGTATGCGAGGTTTGATGACCCTCTCCGAGCAATTCTTCTTTTTTCTCAGGTCTTGTTCTCTGGCCTCCTTCCAGATGACTatactttttcctctcttttcaAGGCCTGTGCAAGGCTCAAAGCGATTCAGGAAGGTAAACAGCTGCATTGCCTTGCTGTTAAACTTGGGGTCAGTGGTAACATGTATGTTTGCCCAACTCTTATTAACATGTACACTGCCTGCAATGACATGGATGCTGCTAGGAGGGTCTTTGACAAAATCGACGAACCGTGTGTCGTCGCGTATAATGCGATCATCTCAAGCTGTGCTCGGAGTAGCCAGCCCAATGAGGCCTTGGCTTTGTTCAGAGAATTGCAGGAGAGTGGCCTCAAGCCTACTGATGTCACCATGCTTGTTGCTCTTTCCTCGTGCGCTTTGCTTGGGGCGTTGGACTTAGGGAAGTGGATCCATGAGTATGTCAAGAAGAATGGGTTTGATAAATATGTCAAGGTGAATACTGCTCTTATAGATATGTATGCCAAATGTGGGAGTTTGGAGGATGCGGTTTCTGTGTTCAGGGAGATGCCTAGGAGAGACACACAAGCGTGGTCGGCGATGATTGTTGGCTATGCAACACATGGGCATGGATACCAAGCCTTATCAATGTTGGAggaaatgaaaaaggaaaaagtgCAGCCTGATGAGATAAGCTTTTTAGGTATACTGTATGCCTGCAGTCACAATGGATTGATAGATGAAGGTTATGATCACTTCCATAGTATGACTCATGAGTATGGGATTGTTCCAAGTATCAAGCATTATGGGTGTATGGTGGATTTGCTTGGTCGAGCTGGACGCTTGGAAGAGGCCTATAAGTTCATAGATGAGTTACCGACCAAGCCGACGCCAATCCTGTGGCGGACATTGCTATCTTCTTGTAGCAGTCATGGTAATGTTGAAATGGCAAAGCAAGTAATTCAGAGAATCTTTGAGCTGGATGATTCCCATGGTGGGGATTATGTCATTTTGTCAAACTTGTGTGCAAGAAATGGAAGCTGGGATGATGTGAATTACGTAAGGAAAAGGATGGCAGACAAAGGAGCTTTGAAAGTCCCTGGGGTTAGCTCAATAGAGGTCAACAATGTAGTGCATGAATTCTTCTCCGGGGATGGAGTTCATTCCACTTCAACCGTACTGCACCATGCACTCGATGAATTGGTAAAGGAATTGAAGCTGGCTGGGTATGTACCTGACACATCTCTGGTCTTTTATGCAGACATagaagatgaagagaaagaaaTTGTTCTTAGATATCACAGTGAGAAACTGGCCATAACTTATGGTCTTCTGAATACTCCCCCAGGAACAACAATTCGTGTGGTCAAGAATCTTAGAGTCTGTGTGGATTGCCACAACGCTGCTAAGTTTATATCATTGATCTTTGGTAGGCAAATTATTCTAAGAGATGTCCAGCGATTTCATCATTTTAAAGATGGGAAATGCTCCTGTGGGGATTACTGGTAG
- the LOC137810750 gene encoding uncharacterized protein isoform X1, producing MVVQKMSHERVSRINVDVTRTRLTQIRKQARRKYLLLDEKRGDDSHSQGKIIRLNQVKHQARSKSKNALSQKRTISEPENEQPNGRILRLSQIKRQARSKSNSTVIDVTEKPMDQSLLCNSFKDKEKVVAGQAWKKIICRGDSNLSVEGVPAHNLYRGASQPSDVWWDVENLKELQRTARRLRVFKTKRLRQQLRTECKRNLSSASLQVLTAAANSEARKGFIPIKRLSLAQLRREARLGNHFPSMQGLPGN from the exons ATGGTAGTTCAAAAAATGTCACACGAACGTGTTAGCAGAATAAATGTGGATG TTACCAGAACTCGCTTAACTCAAATTCGGAAGCAAGCTAGACGTAAGTACCTTTTATTGGATGAGAAGAGGGGTGACGATAGCCATTCACAAGGAAAAATAATCCGCTTGAACCAAGTAAAGCATCAAGCAAGGTCTAAAAGTAAGAATGCTTTGTCACAGAAAAGAACTATATCCGAGCCTGAAAATGAGCAACCAAATGGTAGAATACTTCGCTTGAGCCAGATCAAACGTCAGGCTCGGTCCAAAAGCAATTCAACAGTGATAGATGTGACAGAGAAGCCTATGGATCAGAGTTTGCTTTGCAACAGCTTTAAAG ATAAAGAAAAAGTGGTTGCAGGGCAAGCTTGGAAGAAAATTATATGTCGAGGGG ATTCCAATCTTTCGGTTGAAGGTGTTCCTGCACATAACTTATACAGAGGAGCCAGTCAACCATCTGATG TATGGTGGGATGTTGAAAATCTTAAGGAGCTTCAACGTACTGCAAGGAGATTAAGGGTATTCAAGACTAAAAGGCTCAGACAACAATTAAGGACGGAGTGTAAAAGAAATCTTTCCAGTGCAAGTTTGCAGGTGCTAACAGCAG CAGCAAACTCAGAAGCACGAAAGGGATTTATACCTATTAAAAGATTAAGCTTAGCTCAATTGAGACGTGAAGCTCGTTTAGGGAATCACTTTCCTTCTATGCAAGGACTGCCAGGAAACTAG
- the LOC137810750 gene encoding uncharacterized protein isoform X2: MVVQKMSHERVSRINVDVTRTRLTQIRKQARRKYLLLDEKRGDDSHSQGKIIRLNQVKHQARSKSKNALSQKRTISEPENEQPNGRILRLSQIKRQARSKSNSTVIDVTEKPMDQSLLCNSFKDKEKVVAGQAWKKIICRGDSNLSVEGVPAHNLYRGASQPSDVWWDVENLKELQRTARRLRVFKTKRLRQQLRTECKRNLSSASLQVLTAANSEARKGFIPIKRLSLAQLRREARLGNHFPSMQGLPGN, from the exons ATGGTAGTTCAAAAAATGTCACACGAACGTGTTAGCAGAATAAATGTGGATG TTACCAGAACTCGCTTAACTCAAATTCGGAAGCAAGCTAGACGTAAGTACCTTTTATTGGATGAGAAGAGGGGTGACGATAGCCATTCACAAGGAAAAATAATCCGCTTGAACCAAGTAAAGCATCAAGCAAGGTCTAAAAGTAAGAATGCTTTGTCACAGAAAAGAACTATATCCGAGCCTGAAAATGAGCAACCAAATGGTAGAATACTTCGCTTGAGCCAGATCAAACGTCAGGCTCGGTCCAAAAGCAATTCAACAGTGATAGATGTGACAGAGAAGCCTATGGATCAGAGTTTGCTTTGCAACAGCTTTAAAG ATAAAGAAAAAGTGGTTGCAGGGCAAGCTTGGAAGAAAATTATATGTCGAGGGG ATTCCAATCTTTCGGTTGAAGGTGTTCCTGCACATAACTTATACAGAGGAGCCAGTCAACCATCTGATG TATGGTGGGATGTTGAAAATCTTAAGGAGCTTCAACGTACTGCAAGGAGATTAAGGGTATTCAAGACTAAAAGGCTCAGACAACAATTAAGGACGGAGTGTAAAAGAAATCTTTCCAGTGCAAGTTTGCAGGTGCTAACAGCAG CAAACTCAGAAGCACGAAAGGGATTTATACCTATTAAAAGATTAAGCTTAGCTCAATTGAGACGTGAAGCTCGTTTAGGGAATCACTTTCCTTCTATGCAAGGACTGCCAGGAAACTAG